The sequence ATTTTTAGCAGTTGCTTTAGCTCTATCTTCGATACTCATAATTAAATACTCCTTTTTTTTTGCCAATTTAATTCATATTTTTAGAATACCTAAATTAAAGTAATTAATCTTCTATCTATAGATAGATATTTTGCAGAATTTACTTTTCTTTTAGGAAAATAAAATAGCCCCCCTTTGAATTAGGGAGGGCACATAACAACATCTATCCTTAGACATATAAAAACAAGCTAGGATTGAGTTGGTTCAACGACTTTAACATCTACATTAACATCTTGAACACCTAGCACTTGATAGGCTAATGGTTCAATTTTGGCAAATGCTTCTTGACTGGGAACACTACCAACGATAGTGACTATTCCTTCTTCTTTAGCACTAACTGTTAGTTTACTACCAGGGATATTAGCTTCTAACTTGCTACGCACTTCGCTCTCAAGATCAGATTCTGCTCTATCTTCAGGAACTCCATTGACTTTATTACGTTCCTCT comes from Gloeocapsa sp. PCC 73106 and encodes:
- a CDS encoding BON domain-containing protein, with the protein product MKNINNKFASVILVSALMLTTAACNNARTSTDAPANVNEEVKAPQNVEQTQQDATNPVRRNQLDSDIRAREERNKVNGVPEDRAESDLESEVRSKLEANIPGSKLTVSAKEEGIVTIVGSVPSQEAFAKIEPLAYQVLGVQDVNVDVKVVEPTQS